From the Acidilutibacter cellobiosedens genome, one window contains:
- a CDS encoding FeoB-associated Cys-rich membrane protein has product MATWIIGAIVIGAMIFAGYKSFKTTKNGGCNCGCSSCPITDKSHCK; this is encoded by the coding sequence ATGGCAACATGGATTATCGGAGCTATTGTCATCGGAGCAATGATATTTGCTGGCTATAAATCTTTTAAAACAACTAAAAACGGCGGCTGTAACTGCGGATGCAGTAGTTGTCCCATTACAGATAAAAGTCATTGCAAATAA
- a CDS encoding metal-sensing transcriptional repressor has protein sequence MMNEEKQAAMNLLKTARGQLDGIVKMIEDDRYCVDISKQILSAMALLKKANIDILDQHIRHCVRTAILEGEEQGDQKIDEIINIIEKYMK, from the coding sequence ATGATGAACGAAGAAAAACAGGCTGCCATGAATCTTTTGAAAACTGCAAGAGGACAACTTGATGGAATTGTTAAAATGATTGAAGATGACAGATATTGTGTGGACATTTCCAAGCAGATCCTTTCTGCCATGGCGTTATTAAAGAAGGCAAATATAGATATATTGGATCAGCATATCAGGCACTGTGTCAGAACAGCGATTTTGGAAGGAGAGGAACAAGGGGATCAGAAAATAGACGAGATAATAAATATAATAGAGAAGTATATGAAATAA
- a CDS encoding TIGR03905 family TSCPD domain-containing protein — protein sequence MYEFIPRGVCSRRIFFNIEDGKIKDLNFVGGCNGNLQGISRLVEGMTPEEVIKKLSGIKCGGKKTSCPDQLSRALTEYLKTSDEKAASN from the coding sequence ATGTACGAATTTATTCCAAGGGGGGTTTGCTCCAGAAGAATTTTTTTTAACATAGAAGACGGGAAGATTAAAGATTTAAATTTTGTCGGAGGCTGTAATGGAAACCTTCAAGGGATATCAAGATTAGTCGAAGGCATGACTCCTGAAGAAGTGATAAAAAAGCTTTCCGGAATTAAGTGCGGAGGGAAGAAAACGTCATGTCCGGATCAGCTATCGAGAGCATTAACCGAATATTTGAAAACAAGTGATGAAAAAGCGGCAAGTAATTAG
- the feoB gene encoding ferrous iron transport protein B, translating to MSIKIALAGNPNSGKTTMFNDLTGSSQYVGNWPGVTVEKKEGKLKGNHDIIIQDLPGIYSLSPYSLEEVVSRNYLVNEKPDVIIDIVDASNIERNLYLTTQLTEIGVPVVMALNMIDIVHKNGDVIDTGKLSKTLGCEVVETSALKGIGSKEVIDKAIEIVKANKKNSPLHPFSEKIENALSQIEKVISGKVDDESKRWFSIKFFERDEKIMEQVSLSADIRNQIESIVASCEDELDDDAESIITNERYAYIAKVIDKCVSKKNKTKLTTSDKIDKIVTNRWLALPIFAAIIWLIYYVSVSSLGSIVTDWTNDVLFGTWITNWATSGLEAVGAAKWLIGLIVDGIIGGVGAVLGFVPQMFILFFFLSILEDSGYMARIAFIMDRIFRKFGLSGKSFIPILISSGCGVPGIMATRTIENEKDRKMTIILTTFMPCGAKLAIIAMMTATFFPHSTWVGPSMYFLGIAIIIISGIILKKTRIFAGDPAPFVMELPQYHLPSFKGVLIHMWERGKLFIKKAGTVIFVACGIIWFFSNFSWSFQLVEDADKSILASIGNVIAPIFAPLGFGTWQGAVASVSALVAKENAVGTFGVLFGLGSDISESDPSFIANVASMFTVVSGLSFMVFNLFCPPCFAAIGATKREMGGGKWTWIAIGYQFLVGYVLAFIVNQLGSVWILGRPFGIGAILSVLIIIFILYMLFRRYDPDKASHDTLNKKVAA from the coding sequence ATGTCTATTAAAATTGCTCTTGCAGGTAATCCTAACAGTGGTAAGACAACCATGTTTAACGACCTGACGGGTAGCTCTCAATATGTAGGTAACTGGCCTGGTGTAACTGTTGAAAAAAAAGAGGGAAAGCTCAAAGGCAATCATGATATTATTATTCAGGATTTACCTGGTATATACTCTCTTTCGCCTTATTCTTTGGAGGAAGTTGTTTCTCGAAATTATCTTGTTAACGAAAAACCTGATGTTATTATTGATATTGTCGATGCTTCCAACATTGAAAGAAATCTTTATTTAACTACGCAGCTTACCGAAATTGGTGTTCCTGTTGTTATGGCCCTTAATATGATAGATATAGTTCACAAAAATGGCGATGTTATCGATACCGGCAAGCTGAGCAAGACCCTTGGCTGTGAGGTAGTCGAAACTTCTGCTTTAAAGGGTATTGGTTCCAAAGAAGTAATCGATAAAGCCATTGAAATTGTAAAGGCAAATAAAAAAAATTCTCCGCTACATCCGTTTTCTGAGAAGATAGAAAATGCATTATCTCAAATTGAAAAAGTAATATCAGGAAAAGTAGATGATGAATCCAAACGCTGGTTTTCCATTAAGTTCTTTGAACGAGATGAAAAAATCATGGAACAAGTAAGCCTTTCGGCCGACATCAGGAACCAAATCGAGAGCATTGTTGCTTCTTGTGAAGATGAATTAGATGATGATGCTGAAAGTATTATTACAAATGAAAGGTATGCCTATATTGCTAAGGTCATTGACAAATGTGTATCTAAGAAAAATAAAACTAAATTGACTACTTCTGATAAAATTGATAAAATAGTAACAAACCGTTGGCTGGCACTTCCGATTTTTGCTGCAATTATATGGCTCATCTACTATGTATCCGTTTCTTCTCTCGGTTCTATCGTAACGGACTGGACAAACGACGTATTGTTCGGCACTTGGATAACAAATTGGGCTACGTCAGGACTTGAAGCTGTAGGCGCTGCAAAATGGCTTATCGGACTTATTGTTGATGGTATTATCGGTGGTGTCGGTGCTGTGCTTGGATTTGTGCCTCAAATGTTTATTCTGTTTTTCTTCCTGTCTATTTTGGAAGATTCAGGTTATATGGCACGTATAGCTTTCATCATGGATAGAATTTTCCGTAAGTTTGGTCTTTCGGGTAAATCTTTCATACCAATCCTTATAAGCTCTGGATGTGGTGTACCGGGTATCATGGCAACAAGAACCATTGAAAACGAAAAAGACCGCAAAATGACTATTATACTTACAACTTTTATGCCTTGCGGTGCAAAATTAGCAATCATTGCTATGATGACCGCAACATTTTTCCCACATTCTACTTGGGTAGGTCCTTCCATGTATTTTCTTGGAATTGCAATAATTATTATTTCAGGTATCATCTTAAAAAAGACAAGAATATTTGCAGGTGATCCTGCACCATTTGTAATGGAACTTCCTCAATATCATCTTCCAAGTTTTAAGGGGGTCCTCATTCATATGTGGGAACGCGGCAAATTATTTATTAAAAAAGCCGGTACTGTTATTTTCGTAGCATGCGGCATTATCTGGTTCTTCTCCAATTTCAGCTGGAGTTTTCAATTGGTTGAAGATGCAGACAAGAGTATACTTGCTTCCATTGGAAATGTTATAGCACCAATCTTTGCTCCTCTCGGTTTTGGAACTTGGCAAGGTGCAGTTGCTTCAGTAAGTGCCCTTGTAGCCAAAGAAAATGCAGTTGGTACCTTTGGTGTATTGTTTGGTTTAGGCAGTGACATAAGTGAAAGTGACCCTTCATTTATTGCCAATGTTGCATCAATGTTTACTGTTGTCAGCGGACTTTCATTTATGGTATTTAACCTCTTTTGTCCACCTTGCTTTGCAGCAATCGGCGCTACAAAGCGTGAAATGGGCGGAGGAAAATGGACATGGATTGCAATAGGCTATCAATTCCTTGTAGGATATGTATTAGCTTTTATCGTAAATCAACTCGGAAGTGTTTGGATTCTTGGTCGACCTTTCGGTATAGGGGCAATTTTATCTGTGCTTATAATAATTTTCATCCTATACATGCTGTTCAGAAGGTACGACCCTGATAAAGCAAGCCATGATACTTTAAATAAGAAAGTAGCAGCATAA
- a CDS encoding DUF2325 domain-containing protein, whose translation MSLLVIGGDYLGGIEDNLKKRGFSTVTHISGRNNKQKSLKIPKNTDVILVLTDYINHQTTKIIKKQLKNSNAKIFFSRRSWANIEETLSKSFNIAVGQYN comes from the coding sequence ATGAGTCTTTTAGTGATAGGAGGCGATTATTTAGGCGGTATTGAAGACAATCTAAAAAAGAGAGGATTCTCTACTGTTACCCATATTTCGGGAAGAAATAATAAGCAAAAATCTTTAAAAATACCTAAGAACACTGATGTCATTTTGGTATTGACCGATTATATAAACCATCAAACTACAAAAATAATTAAGAAGCAGTTAAAAAACAGCAATGCAAAGATTTTCTTTTCTCGCAGAAGTTGGGCAAATATAGAAGAAACATTAAGCAAAAGTTTTAATATAGCTGTGGGACAGTATAATTAG
- a CDS encoding heavy-metal-associated domain-containing protein yields the protein MKKTVFIEGMSCSHCANAVKESLEALDGVDKVKVDLKGKKAVVKGENLDDGEIKKAVSDAGYEVVNITE from the coding sequence ATGAAAAAAACAGTATTTATAGAAGGAATGTCTTGTTCTCATTGCGCAAATGCAGTGAAAGAATCATTGGAAGCGTTAGACGGAGTTGATAAAGTAAAGGTTGACTTAAAAGGCAAAAAGGCTGTAGTCAAAGGAGAAAATTTGGATGATGGAGAGATAAAAAAAGCGGTTAGTGATGCGGGATATGAAGTGGTAAATATTACAGAATAG
- a CDS encoding metal-dependent transcriptional regulator has protein sequence MKIQESAENYLETILILQQRNGQVRSIDIVNEMNFKKSSISVAMKHFRENGYICMDEDGYITLTESGLAIAEHIYERHRTLTKYFMALGVSEKNAKKDACKIEHDISEESFNKIREHLSKLQQ, from the coding sequence ATGAAGATACAAGAGTCAGCCGAAAATTATTTAGAGACTATTCTGATATTACAGCAAAGAAACGGCCAAGTTCGCTCAATAGATATTGTCAATGAGATGAATTTTAAAAAATCCAGTATCAGCGTTGCTATGAAACATTTTAGGGAAAACGGTTATATTTGTATGGATGAAGATGGATATATTACCCTTACGGAAAGTGGATTGGCAATTGCCGAACATATCTATGAGCGTCATCGGACACTTACGAAGTACTTTATGGCTCTTGGTGTCAGTGAAAAAAATGCAAAAAAAGATGCCTGTAAGATCGAACATGATATCAGCGAAGAAAGCTTTAATAAAATTCGAGAACATTTGTCAAAATTACAACAATAA
- a CDS encoding FeoA family protein, translated as MKTLRDVKCGETVSVVKLHGEGAVRRRIMDMGITNGCKIFVRKVAPLGDPIEIKVRNYELSLRKAEAEKIEVS; from the coding sequence ATGAAAACATTAAGAGATGTGAAATGCGGTGAAACTGTAAGTGTAGTAAAGTTGCATGGTGAGGGCGCTGTTAGGCGTAGAATTATGGATATGGGTATTACCAATGGATGTAAAATCTTTGTTCGTAAGGTAGCTCCTTTAGGCGATCCGATTGAAATTAAGGTAAGAAACTATGAACTTAGCCTACGTAAGGCAGAAGCCGAAAAAATCGAGGTAAGCTAA
- a CDS encoding FeoA family protein translates to MPLTMARIGEPNCIKRITGKDKTRRFLGSLGFVVGENVTVVSEMSGNVILIVKDTRVALDKSMANRIMI, encoded by the coding sequence ATGCCCCTTACAATGGCAAGAATAGGAGAACCAAATTGTATTAAAAGAATCACCGGAAAAGATAAAACGAGACGTTTTTTAGGAAGTCTTGGTTTTGTAGTTGGTGAAAATGTCACTGTTGTATCTGAGATGTCCGGAAATGTGATTTTAATAGTTAAGGACACTCGTGTAGCCTTAGATAAAAGTATGGCGAATAGAATTATGATTTAA
- a CDS encoding heavy metal translocating P-type ATPase, which produces MDKIKTTIGVHGMTCAACASRIEKALLKQEGVDSASVNLLAEKAVIEYDKGKTDMENLIKTIERTGYEAVFDRATFLIGGMTCAACAARVEKSLKKVNGVVNANVNLATNKASVEYSKDDTDIKSLIKAVEKAGYKAELEEKSNPDKEKEAREKEIKSLKTSFIISAIFSIPLFSAMFFHMAGIHTILSNGYFQLILATVVQFGVGYRFYKGAFVSLRGGGANMDVLVAMGTSAAYFFSLYNLIMGMEMYYFEASAMIITLILLGKTFEAVAKGKTSEAIKKLMGLQPKTAKIIVDGSEKDIPIEEVQVGDIIVVRPGERIPVDGEIIKGNSSVDESMITGESIPVDKKEGDEVIGATINKYGTFNFKATKVGKDTALSQIIKLVEDAQGSKAPVQRLADKISSIFVPTVILVAVATFLLWYFVKGDFTSGLINAVSVLVIACPCALGLATPTAIMVGTGKGAENGILIKSGEHLEKTHELDTLIFDKTGTITKGEPEITDIVVFDGNEEEVLRLAAIAEKTSEHPLAKAIVQKAEERNMDIEISEKFAAIPGRGIHATIEGKEVYIGNRRLMEETGVEMDDVKDELFRLEGEGKTSMILAVNGKISGIIAVADSVKDNSEEAIRELKNAGLNIYMITGDNERTAKAIANEVGIDNVLADVLPENKAKVVEKLRGEGKFVGMIGDGINDAPALAASDVGFAIGTGTDVAMEAADITLMRGDLRGIVTSIRLSRRTMRTIKQNLFWAFAYNTVGIPIAALGFLNPMIAGAAMAFSSVSVVTNSLRLKKFK; this is translated from the coding sequence ATGGATAAAATTAAAACTACCATTGGCGTTCATGGAATGACTTGTGCTGCATGTGCTTCAAGAATCGAGAAGGCACTTTTAAAACAGGAAGGCGTGGATAGCGCCTCTGTAAACTTATTGGCCGAAAAGGCTGTTATAGAATATGACAAGGGCAAAACCGACATGGAAAATTTGATTAAGACTATAGAGAGAACAGGGTATGAGGCAGTTTTTGATAGAGCAACTTTTTTGATAGGAGGCATGACCTGCGCTGCATGTGCTGCAAGGGTAGAGAAAAGTTTAAAGAAGGTAAACGGGGTAGTAAATGCTAATGTAAACCTTGCTACAAATAAAGCATCGGTGGAGTATTCAAAGGATGATACAGATATTAAAAGTTTAATAAAAGCAGTTGAAAAAGCAGGATACAAGGCTGAATTAGAGGAAAAATCAAATCCGGACAAAGAAAAGGAAGCGAGAGAAAAAGAAATTAAATCTTTAAAAACATCTTTTATAATATCTGCAATATTCAGTATACCTTTATTTTCAGCAATGTTTTTCCATATGGCCGGTATTCATACTATACTTTCTAACGGATATTTTCAGCTGATATTGGCTACTGTGGTACAGTTCGGAGTAGGCTACAGATTTTATAAAGGGGCCTTTGTTTCTTTGAGAGGCGGAGGAGCCAATATGGATGTACTTGTAGCAATGGGAACATCAGCCGCTTATTTCTTCAGTCTGTACAATTTGATTATGGGGATGGAAATGTATTATTTTGAAGCATCTGCTATGATTATTACTTTAATATTGCTGGGAAAAACTTTTGAAGCTGTGGCCAAAGGAAAGACATCGGAAGCCATTAAAAAATTGATGGGTCTTCAACCTAAAACTGCTAAAATAATAGTAGACGGTTCAGAAAAAGATATACCTATAGAAGAAGTTCAGGTAGGGGACATAATAGTGGTTCGTCCCGGAGAAAGAATACCTGTAGATGGAGAGATAATAAAGGGGAATTCCTCCGTAGATGAGTCCATGATTACGGGAGAAAGCATCCCTGTAGATAAAAAAGAAGGGGATGAGGTAATAGGGGCCACTATTAATAAGTATGGTACTTTTAATTTTAAGGCAACAAAGGTTGGAAAAGATACGGCTTTGTCTCAAATTATAAAATTAGTAGAAGATGCCCAAGGTTCCAAGGCTCCTGTTCAGAGGCTGGCAGATAAAATATCGTCAATATTCGTTCCCACGGTTATATTAGTGGCTGTAGCTACATTTCTTCTTTGGTATTTTGTAAAGGGTGACTTTACTTCGGGACTTATTAATGCCGTATCCGTATTGGTTATTGCCTGCCCCTGTGCTTTAGGGCTGGCTACTCCTACAGCTATAATGGTAGGAACCGGTAAAGGAGCAGAAAACGGCATCTTGATCAAAAGCGGTGAACATTTGGAAAAAACTCATGAATTGGATACTCTGATATTTGATAAGACAGGAACCATTACAAAAGGTGAACCCGAAATCACGGATATAGTTGTCTTTGACGGCAATGAAGAAGAAGTATTAAGACTTGCCGCCATAGCGGAAAAAACTTCTGAGCACCCCCTTGCCAAAGCTATTGTGCAAAAGGCTGAGGAAAGAAACATGGATATTGAAATTTCCGAAAAATTTGCTGCTATTCCCGGGAGAGGGATTCATGCAACTATTGAAGGGAAAGAAGTATATATAGGTAACAGAAGGCTTATGGAAGAAACGGGAGTTGAAATGGATGATGTGAAAGACGAACTGTTTCGACTTGAAGGAGAAGGGAAAACCTCTATGATATTGGCTGTGAATGGGAAAATTTCAGGAATAATAGCTGTTGCCGACAGTGTTAAGGATAATTCAGAAGAAGCTATCAGAGAATTAAAAAATGCCGGATTAAATATATATATGATCACGGGAGATAATGAAAGAACGGCTAAGGCGATTGCCAATGAAGTAGGGATAGATAATGTTCTGGCTGATGTCCTTCCCGAGAATAAAGCCAAAGTAGTAGAAAAATTAAGAGGAGAAGGTAAATTTGTAGGAATGATAGGAGACGGCATAAATGATGCTCCCGCATTGGCAGCATCTGATGTAGGCTTTGCCATAGGTACAGGTACGGATGTGGCTATGGAGGCCGCCGATATTACCCTTATGAGAGGGGATTTAAGGGGTATAGTTACGTCTATCAGGTTAAGCCGTAGAACCATGAGAACTATAAAGCAAAATCTGTTTTGGGCGTTTGCCTATAATACGGTTGGAATACCTATTGCGGCTTTGGGATTTTTAAATCCCATGATAGCCGGAGCGGCAATGGCTTTTAGTTCAGTTTCGGTTGTAACAAATTCATTAAGGCTAAAAAAATTTAAATAA
- a CDS encoding nicotinate phosphoribosyltransferase, which produces MANIDWKDKNNLTMLTDFYEFTMANGYMEYGMENTIAYFDMFFREIPDNGGFAIMAGVEQLIQYMKNLKFYDDDIEYFRNKNIFSEKFLNYLKNFKFECDVWAIPEGTPIFPKEPIVTVRGPVIQAQILETMILLTINHQSLIATKSNRIVRAAQGRPIMEFGSRRAQGYEGAILGARAAYIGGCVGTACTITDRDFEVPALGTMAHSWVQIFPSELDSFRAYARLYPDDCVLLVDTYNVLKSGIPNAIKTFQEEVIPRGFRPKGVRIDSGDIAYLSKESRKMLDKAGFEDCPIVVSSSLDEYVIEDLINQGAAINSLGVGERLITARSEPVFGGVYKLVAIESEGKIIPKIKISENVDKITIPGFKQVYRLYDKTSGKATADVISLHDEIIDESKPYQIFHPLYTWKKKTLTNFTARKLLIKIFDKGNCVYESPNIKDIQKYCKEQISTLWDEVLRFENPHEYFVDLSDILWNIKTDLLRKYE; this is translated from the coding sequence ATGGCCAATATAGATTGGAAAGATAAAAATAATTTAACCATGCTTACTGATTTCTATGAATTCACTATGGCAAATGGTTATATGGAATATGGAATGGAAAATACTATTGCTTATTTTGATATGTTTTTCAGAGAAATACCTGATAATGGCGGATTCGCCATTATGGCAGGAGTAGAACAGCTAATTCAATACATGAAAAATTTAAAGTTTTATGATGATGATATAGAATATTTCAGAAATAAAAATATTTTCAGCGAAAAATTCCTTAATTATTTAAAAAATTTCAAATTTGAATGTGATGTATGGGCCATACCCGAGGGAACTCCTATTTTTCCAAAAGAACCTATAGTTACGGTTAGAGGTCCGGTAATTCAAGCTCAAATATTAGAAACTATGATACTCCTTACTATTAATCATCAAAGTTTAATAGCCACAAAATCAAATAGAATCGTCAGAGCTGCTCAAGGAAGACCTATTATGGAATTCGGTTCCAGAAGAGCTCAAGGATATGAAGGAGCTATATTGGGGGCAAGAGCCGCTTACATCGGAGGCTGCGTTGGAACCGCCTGCACTATAACCGACAGAGATTTTGAAGTTCCCGCTTTAGGCACAATGGCTCATAGCTGGGTTCAGATATTTCCTTCAGAATTGGATTCTTTCAGAGCATATGCAAGATTATATCCTGATGATTGCGTTTTATTAGTAGATACTTATAATGTACTTAAATCGGGAATTCCCAATGCTATTAAAACATTTCAGGAAGAAGTAATTCCCAGAGGCTTCAGACCTAAGGGAGTAAGAATAGACAGCGGTGATATTGCATATCTTTCAAAAGAATCAAGAAAAATGTTAGACAAGGCCGGATTTGAAGATTGTCCTATAGTTGTATCAAGCAGTTTAGATGAGTATGTAATTGAGGATCTAATAAACCAAGGAGCAGCAATTAACTCTCTCGGCGTTGGTGAAAGACTTATAACTGCCAGATCAGAACCCGTATTCGGGGGAGTTTACAAATTAGTGGCAATAGAATCGGAAGGAAAAATTATACCTAAAATAAAAATAAGTGAAAATGTAGATAAAATTACTATCCCAGGATTTAAACAAGTATATAGGTTATATGATAAAACAAGCGGAAAGGCGACTGCCGATGTTATTTCCCTTCATGACGAAATAATAGATGAATCAAAGCCTTATCAAATATTCCATCCTCTATATACCTGGAAGAAGAAGACCTTAACCAATTTCACTGCCAGAAAATTATTAATAAAGATATTTGATAAAGGTAATTGTGTTTATGAAAGCCCAAATATTAAAGATATACAAAAATATTGCAAAGAACAAATAAGTACTCTGTGGGATGAAGTTCTTCGTTTTGAAAACCCACATGAATATTTTGTGGACTTGTCAGATATTTTATGGAATATAAAAACTGACTTATTAAGAAAATACGAATAA